The following coding sequences are from one Pseudomonas mendocina window:
- a CDS encoding extracellular solute-binding protein — MRPLLLLFLSLALSFPASATISESHGYAQFGTLKYPASFSHFDWVNPDAPKSGTLRIMAAGTFDTLNPYTFKGSSPISTAHFLQYGVNELNEPLMVGTGAYDPSGDEPASSYGLIARSVEYSEDRSWVVFNLRPEARFHDGKPITAYDVAFSYRLLRNEGHPQYRTNLQEVKRVDILNRHRIRFVLKRAGNPLLILRLGELPVLPQHYWKDRDFKATTFEAPLGSGPYRIVQVVPGRRLVFERVKDWWGKDLPVNRGKYNFDRVEVEFYRDNHVAFEAFKAGEFDLYIENQAKNWANGYRFPAVTRGEVIRAEIPHQIPTQTQALFMNTRRTLFSDRRVREALGLMFDFEWTNRTLFNNAYVRAASYYPNSEFSATGKPEGAEWLLLSPHRDKLPKRLFSEPPTQPVTDGRGVPRETMRRALGLLADAGWKPTGQQLRNARGERFEFEVMLVNPSLERILQPYTASLASIGIRANLRTVDRAQYKQRLDQFDYDMILLTLPQTLSPGLEQSMYFHSSQVGIRGGRNYAGVADPVVDEMIDKLLSAQTRDEQVAATRALDRVLLWQHYSIPNWYINYHRLAYRNRFAFVTTPPYTLGLRTWWLKPTENAR, encoded by the coding sequence ATGCGTCCCCTCCTCCTGCTGTTCCTCAGCCTGGCCTTGAGCTTTCCCGCCTCTGCGACCATTAGCGAGAGCCACGGCTACGCCCAGTTCGGGACACTCAAGTACCCCGCCAGCTTCAGTCACTTCGACTGGGTCAACCCTGACGCGCCCAAAAGCGGCACGCTGCGGATCATGGCCGCCGGTACGTTCGATACGCTCAACCCTTATACCTTCAAGGGCAGTAGCCCGATCTCCACGGCGCACTTCCTGCAATATGGCGTCAATGAGCTGAACGAACCGCTGATGGTTGGCACGGGAGCCTACGATCCCTCGGGTGACGAACCGGCCTCCAGCTATGGCCTGATCGCCCGCAGTGTGGAATACAGCGAGGATCGCAGTTGGGTCGTGTTCAACCTGCGTCCTGAAGCCCGCTTTCACGACGGCAAACCGATTACCGCGTATGACGTGGCTTTCTCCTACCGCCTGCTGCGCAACGAAGGCCATCCGCAGTACCGCACCAACCTGCAGGAAGTGAAGCGCGTCGACATCCTCAATCGTCACCGCATTCGCTTCGTTCTCAAGCGCGCAGGCAACCCATTGCTGATCCTGCGTCTGGGCGAACTGCCGGTGCTGCCTCAGCACTACTGGAAAGATCGCGACTTCAAGGCCACAACGTTCGAAGCGCCGCTGGGCAGCGGCCCTTACCGCATCGTGCAGGTCGTACCGGGCCGGCGCCTGGTTTTCGAGCGCGTGAAGGACTGGTGGGGCAAGGATCTGCCGGTCAACCGTGGCAAGTACAACTTCGATCGCGTCGAGGTGGAGTTCTACCGAGACAACCACGTCGCCTTCGAAGCATTCAAGGCGGGTGAATTCGATCTGTATATAGAGAACCAGGCGAAGAACTGGGCCAACGGTTATCGCTTTCCGGCCGTCACCCGTGGCGAGGTGATCCGCGCGGAAATCCCCCACCAGATACCGACCCAGACCCAGGCGCTGTTCATGAACACCCGTCGCACGCTGTTCAGCGACCGCAGGGTACGCGAAGCGCTTGGCCTGATGTTCGACTTCGAGTGGACCAATCGCACGCTGTTCAACAATGCCTATGTGCGCGCCGCCAGTTACTACCCCAACAGCGAATTCTCCGCCACCGGCAAACCCGAAGGCGCCGAATGGCTGCTGCTTTCGCCACACCGTGACAAACTGCCGAAACGCCTGTTCAGCGAGCCGCCGACACAACCGGTAACCGACGGCCGCGGTGTGCCACGGGAAACCATGCGCCGCGCCCTCGGTCTATTGGCCGACGCCGGCTGGAAACCCACCGGCCAGCAACTGCGCAACGCCCGTGGTGAGCGCTTCGAGTTCGAGGTCATGCTGGTCAACCCCAGCCTCGAACGCATCCTCCAACCCTATACCGCCAGCTTGGCCAGCATCGGCATTCGCGCCAACCTGCGCACCGTGGATCGCGCCCAGTACAAGCAACGCCTCGACCAATTCGACTACGACATGATTCTGCTCACCCTGCCGCAAACCCTCAGCCCCGGACTGGAACAATCGATGTATTTCCATTCCAGCCAGGTGGGCATCAGGGGCGGACGCAACTACGCGGGTGTGGCCGATCCGGTGGTCGACGAGATGATCGACAAGCTGCTCTCGGCGCAGACCCGTGACGAACAGGTCGCGGCCACTCGCGCGCTGGATCGCGTCCTGCTCTGGCAGCACTACAGCATCCCCAACTGGTACATCAATTATCACCGCCTGGCTTACCGCAATCGGTTCGCCTTCGTCACCACGCCGCCCTATACACTGGGCCTGCGCACCTGGTGGCTGAAGCCCACGGAGAACGCTCGATGA
- a CDS encoding extracellular solute-binding protein: MTHPLRSFLLHGSSIILLGLAGLAVAAPQHATTLYDEPPKYPANFKHFDYVNPDAPKGGIFRQAGFGGFDSLNPFISKGVSADDISLIYDTLTVQSMDEPFSSYGLIAEKIEKAPDNAWVRFLLRKEARFHDGTPVTAEDVQFTFETLMKKGAPMYRGYYADVERVEVESPHSVRFIFKHAGNRELPLIVGQLPVLPKHWWNELDDSKKAQQPVLGDERISEAIEADPDGRSILVRLQEDPRLDGNQALSLEVLQLNLQAASRAEDQALVPLKQIDNITEEDQRSLRLSLRKPADDALLETLRQLPLLPAKRDFARGNLERPLGSGPYKVGRVQAGRSIRYDRVEDWWAKDLPVSRGFYNFDQMQVDYYRDNTVALEALKAGQFDYWLEVSAKNWATAYNTPAVANGQLLKEEIQNRNPTGMQGFIFNTRRPQFQDRRVREALGLLFDFEWANKRLFNGAYFRTRSYFDNSELASQGLPGEDELAILEPLRGKIPAEVFSDEFRVPVTDGSGIIREQQRRAYQLLQQAGWRIEGDRMLDANGQPVSFEFLLAQTEFERILLPFKRNLADLGMDLVIRRVDVSQYLNRLRSRDFDMIVGGFGQSNSPGNEQREYWHSSSADNPGSRNFIGLKDPAIDQLVEGLINADSRQNLIAHTRALDRVLLWGYYVIPNWHIRTWRVAYWNRFEHPKVTPLYDIGLHTWWVRPGLEQPSDAQQQATEEAGQ; encoded by the coding sequence ATGACCCACCCGCTGCGCAGTTTCCTGCTCCACGGTAGCAGCATCATTCTGCTCGGTCTTGCCGGCCTCGCCGTTGCCGCTCCGCAACACGCCACCACGCTCTATGACGAACCGCCCAAGTATCCGGCGAACTTCAAGCACTTCGACTACGTCAACCCCGATGCACCGAAAGGCGGCATCTTCCGTCAGGCCGGCTTTGGCGGTTTCGACAGTCTCAACCCGTTCATCAGCAAGGGCGTGTCGGCCGACGATATCAGCCTGATCTACGACACCCTGACCGTGCAAAGCATGGACGAGCCGTTCAGCAGCTATGGATTGATCGCCGAGAAGATCGAAAAGGCGCCGGACAACGCCTGGGTACGATTCCTGCTTCGCAAGGAGGCGCGCTTCCACGATGGCACGCCGGTAACCGCCGAAGACGTCCAATTCACCTTCGAGACCCTGATGAAAAAAGGTGCACCTATGTACCGCGGCTACTATGCCGACGTCGAGCGGGTCGAAGTGGAATCGCCACACAGCGTGCGCTTCATCTTCAAGCACGCCGGTAATCGTGAACTCCCCCTTATCGTCGGCCAGTTGCCGGTACTGCCCAAGCACTGGTGGAACGAGCTGGACGACAGCAAGAAGGCGCAGCAGCCCGTGCTGGGTGACGAGCGCATCAGCGAAGCAATCGAGGCCGACCCGGACGGCCGTTCGATCCTCGTACGCCTGCAGGAAGACCCGCGTCTGGACGGCAATCAGGCGCTCAGCCTGGAGGTGCTGCAACTCAACTTGCAAGCCGCCAGTCGCGCCGAAGACCAGGCTCTGGTACCGCTCAAGCAGATCGACAACATCACCGAAGAGGATCAGCGCAGCCTGCGTCTGAGCCTGCGCAAGCCTGCCGATGACGCTCTGCTCGAAACCCTGCGCCAGTTGCCATTGTTGCCGGCCAAGCGCGACTTCGCTCGCGGCAATCTGGAGCGTCCGCTTGGCAGCGGCCCCTACAAGGTCGGCCGTGTGCAGGCTGGGCGCAGCATCCGCTACGACCGGGTCGAGGACTGGTGGGCCAAGGATCTACCGGTCAGCCGAGGTTTCTACAACTTCGACCAGATGCAGGTCGATTACTACCGCGACAACACCGTGGCGCTTGAAGCGCTCAAGGCCGGCCAATTCGATTACTGGCTGGAAGTCAGCGCGAAAAACTGGGCCACGGCCTACAACACGCCAGCGGTCGCCAACGGCCAATTGCTCAAGGAAGAAATCCAGAACCGCAACCCAACGGGCATGCAAGGCTTCATTTTCAACACGCGCCGCCCGCAGTTTCAGGATCGCCGCGTACGCGAAGCCCTCGGCCTGCTGTTCGATTTCGAATGGGCCAACAAGCGCTTGTTCAATGGCGCCTATTTCCGTACTCGCAGCTACTTCGACAACTCCGAGCTAGCCTCGCAGGGCCTACCGGGCGAAGACGAGCTGGCCATTCTCGAACCGCTGCGCGGCAAGATCCCGGCCGAAGTATTCAGCGACGAGTTCCGTGTACCGGTCACCGACGGCAGCGGCATCATTCGTGAGCAACAGCGGCGCGCCTATCAGCTGCTGCAGCAGGCTGGCTGGCGTATCGAGGGTGACCGCATGCTCGATGCCAACGGTCAGCCCGTGAGCTTCGAATTCCTCCTCGCACAGACCGAGTTCGAACGCATTCTGCTGCCGTTCAAACGCAACCTGGCAGATCTCGGCATGGATCTGGTGATCCGCCGCGTCGATGTCTCGCAGTACCTCAATCGCCTGCGTTCGCGCGACTTCGACATGATCGTCGGCGGCTTTGGCCAGTCCAACTCGCCCGGCAACGAGCAACGCGAATACTGGCACTCCTCCAGCGCCGACAACCCCGGTAGTCGCAACTTCATTGGTCTCAAGGATCCAGCCATCGACCAGCTCGTCGAGGGACTGATCAATGCCGACTCACGGCAAAACCTGATCGCCCACACCCGCGCCCTGGATCGCGTGCTGCTGTGGGGCTACTACGTAATCCCCAACTGGCACATCAGAACCTGGCGAGTGGCGTACTGGAACCGTTTCGAACACCCGAAAGTCACACCGCTCTACGATATCGGCCTGCATACCTGGTGGGTGCGCCCTGGCCTGGAGCAGCCGAGCGACGCGCAGCAACAAGCGACCGAAGAGGCGGGGCAATAA